One Luteibacter aegosomaticola genomic window carries:
- a CDS encoding cold-shock protein produces MATGTVKWFNDAKGFGFITQDAGGPDVFVHFRSIQGNGFKSLQEGQKVEYEVTQGKKGPQADNVKPM; encoded by the coding sequence ATGGCAACGGGTACCGTTAAGTGGTTCAACGATGCGAAGGGCTTTGGTTTCATCACGCAGGATGCGGGTGGCCCAGATGTGTTCGTGCACTTTCGCTCAATACAGGGCAACGGCTTCAAATCGCTGCAAGAAGGCCAGAAAGTCGAATACGAGGTGACTCAGGGAAAGAAAGGTCCGCAAGCCGACAACGTAAAGCCCATGTGA
- a CDS encoding cold-shock protein yields the protein MRLRNLLRIPSWLRALFDIEVQAESRETRHIPASAPHLQPGQRVEFNVHPGEDGPWYATEVRVIRDLGGGSDATENPH from the coding sequence ATGCGTCTTCGCAACCTGCTACGGATACCGTCCTGGCTCCGTGCGCTCTTCGATATCGAGGTACAGGCAGAGAGCCGCGAAACACGGCACATACCTGCCAGCGCACCACACCTCCAACCCGGCCAGCGCGTCGAATTCAACGTGCACCCTGGCGAAGACGGACCCTGGTACGCAACCGAAGTGCGCGTCATCCGCGACCTCGGTGGAGGCAGCGACGCAACCGAGAACCCACACTAA
- a CDS encoding ligand-binding sensor domain-containing protein has product MQADRSNRPFRFLLLRALVVVFVTSMLCMGSATAQVAQHVAVDPWAAYETAWFDTVGVADGLPHSTTTAIVQDKAGVIWIGTFGGLARYDGYRMQVFGQEPDSYGGAVLPDAYVRALMPLDDGGLLVGTNAGGLLRFDPKTVRFHLYPVGKGGTANGKVFAIARSSDPDIFWIATEGGLDRLKLSTGEITHVTGQPGDDRSMVPRTFMVAEDHAGNLWVGLDNGVFIRKPGGHFERVVSSDPEIDAILHDQVWALYQDSKNRMWVGTGQSGAVYITPDGHGHLVPGYSGKTGLARRRTIRAFRETPEHVLWAATDGAGVVTYDFNTGQLRALSHDAAMASSLPGDITRDIFQDRTGNIWVATELGAAHYDPNGRKVFSVLPSPLQSHTLSNANVHSVFVDPRGRIWLGLGMGRVDVLDLGSGGMRHLQLGGEQAERDVQAFVVAPDGSIWAGAQGVSRIDPNTFALQSSMIPSLDGRLILSMQRDGNDLLIGTYDGLFRYDTVSGALRQMRHDDKDPHSLVGDQVRHIVRMAHSWWFATISGISVSYDGEPGFVNIRHEPADPKSLPQDYTGSMAFDSHHRLWLGTFGGIAYLDDFKERGPFRFGLIGAREGLVNTKINALLVDHDDRVWASMANGVAMVDAASHRVFDLGIRDGLRIPSYIHRAAAEAPGGELMFGGLGGLTVVRPYWVAPQVATPQLAVTHIAMNDKSVPLAQLPEEGGRIKLDGDGRNLRVDFALLDFRAPQETHYAYRMDDTDNAWNEVARGIPPSAIYTNLASGTYTLRLRATMRGLDARTIETSVRVEVVPRWYESPWTLLLGVAVAVAMFFGLVYLRTLYLRRRAELLQAQVEARTRDLKAANERLDHLAGTDELTGSLNRRRFLEQAERVRQGAATDGIPFSMVLLDIDDFKTVNDTFGHLAGDTVIRETMRVISSMCRADDLAGRFGGEEFILCLPGALAEHALDITERVRHALASQVIVHGDYRIRITVSAGVAMWRAPESLNSLLGRADEALYEAKNDGRNRSRIASL; this is encoded by the coding sequence ATGCAGGCTGATCGCTCGAACCGGCCCTTCCGCTTCCTGCTGTTGCGCGCCCTCGTCGTTGTCTTTGTCACCTCTATGTTGTGCATGGGCAGCGCCACGGCGCAGGTAGCCCAGCATGTGGCCGTCGATCCCTGGGCCGCTTACGAGACAGCGTGGTTCGATACCGTGGGCGTCGCCGATGGCCTGCCGCATTCCACGACCACGGCCATCGTCCAGGACAAGGCCGGCGTGATCTGGATCGGCACGTTCGGCGGCCTCGCCCGGTACGACGGCTACCGCATGCAGGTGTTCGGCCAGGAACCGGATTCGTACGGCGGCGCCGTGTTGCCCGATGCCTATGTCCGCGCGCTGATGCCGCTGGATGATGGTGGCCTGCTCGTTGGCACCAATGCCGGTGGCCTGCTGCGCTTCGACCCGAAGACCGTGCGCTTCCACCTTTACCCGGTGGGGAAGGGCGGCACGGCCAATGGCAAGGTGTTTGCCATCGCCCGGTCGAGCGACCCGGACATCTTCTGGATCGCCACCGAAGGCGGCCTGGACCGGCTGAAGCTGTCGACGGGCGAGATCACCCATGTCACGGGCCAGCCCGGCGACGACCGTTCGATGGTGCCGCGCACGTTCATGGTGGCGGAAGATCACGCAGGCAATCTCTGGGTCGGCCTGGACAACGGCGTGTTCATCCGCAAGCCCGGCGGTCATTTCGAGCGTGTCGTGTCGAGCGATCCCGAGATCGATGCGATCCTGCACGATCAGGTCTGGGCGCTGTACCAGGACAGCAAGAACCGCATGTGGGTCGGCACCGGGCAGTCCGGCGCGGTGTACATCACCCCGGATGGGCACGGCCACCTCGTGCCCGGTTATTCGGGCAAGACCGGCCTGGCCCGCCGCCGCACCATCCGTGCGTTCCGCGAGACCCCGGAGCACGTGTTGTGGGCGGCCACCGATGGCGCGGGCGTCGTCACCTACGACTTCAACACCGGGCAGCTGCGCGCGCTCTCGCACGATGCGGCCATGGCTTCGTCGCTCCCCGGCGACATCACGCGCGATATCTTCCAGGACCGCACGGGCAACATCTGGGTCGCCACCGAACTCGGCGCCGCGCACTATGACCCGAACGGCCGCAAGGTCTTCTCGGTGCTGCCTTCGCCGTTGCAGTCGCACACCTTGTCGAACGCCAACGTCCACTCGGTGTTCGTCGATCCGCGCGGTCGGATCTGGCTCGGCCTGGGCATGGGCCGCGTGGACGTGCTCGATCTGGGTAGCGGCGGCATGCGCCACCTGCAGCTCGGCGGCGAGCAGGCCGAGCGCGATGTGCAGGCCTTCGTCGTGGCGCCGGATGGTTCGATCTGGGCGGGTGCACAGGGCGTCTCGCGGATCGACCCGAATACCTTCGCCTTGCAGAGCTCGATGATCCCGAGCCTGGATGGCCGGCTCATCCTTTCCATGCAGCGCGATGGCAACGACCTGCTCATCGGTACCTACGATGGGCTGTTCCGTTACGACACGGTCTCCGGCGCGTTGCGCCAGATGCGGCACGACGACAAGGATCCGCATAGCCTGGTCGGCGACCAGGTTCGCCACATCGTGCGCATGGCGCATTCGTGGTGGTTCGCCACCATCAGCGGCATCAGCGTCTCGTACGACGGCGAGCCGGGTTTCGTGAACATCCGCCATGAGCCGGCGGACCCGAAAAGCCTGCCGCAGGATTACACCGGTTCGATGGCGTTTGATTCGCATCACCGGCTGTGGCTGGGCACGTTCGGTGGCATCGCCTACCTCGATGATTTCAAGGAGCGCGGGCCGTTCCGCTTTGGCCTGATCGGCGCGCGCGAGGGGCTGGTCAATACCAAGATCAATGCGCTGCTGGTCGATCATGACGACCGCGTCTGGGCGTCGATGGCAAATGGCGTGGCCATGGTCGATGCGGCCAGCCACCGGGTGTTCGACCTGGGCATTCGCGATGGCCTGCGCATCCCGAGCTATATCCACCGAGCCGCGGCCGAGGCGCCGGGTGGTGAGCTGATGTTCGGCGGCCTCGGCGGCCTGACGGTTGTGCGTCCGTACTGGGTGGCGCCGCAGGTGGCGACACCGCAGCTGGCAGTGACCCATATCGCCATGAACGATAAGTCCGTGCCGCTGGCGCAGCTACCGGAAGAGGGTGGCCGGATAAAGCTCGATGGTGACGGCCGGAACCTGCGCGTTGACTTCGCGCTGCTGGATTTCCGCGCGCCGCAGGAGACCCATTACGCGTACCGCATGGACGACACGGATAACGCGTGGAACGAAGTGGCCCGCGGCATCCCGCCGAGCGCCATTTACACGAACCTCGCCAGCGGCACGTACACACTTCGCCTGCGCGCGACCATGCGCGGACTGGATGCGCGCACGATCGAGACCTCGGTGCGTGTCGAGGTGGTGCCGCGCTGGTACGAGAGCCCATGGACCTTGCTGCTTGGCGTAGCGGTGGCCGTGGCGATGTTCTTCGGTCTCGTGTATCTGCGGACGCTGTACCTGCGCCGCCGTGCCGAGCTGCTACAGGCGCAGGTCGAGGCACGTACGCGTGACCTGAAGGCGGCGAATGAGCGCCTCGACCATCTGGCGGGAACCGATGAGCTGACGGGTTCGTTGAACCGCCGCCGCTTCCTGGAGCAGGCGGAGCGCGTGCGCCAGGGCGCGGCGACGGATGGCATTCCGTTCAGCATGGTGTTGCTCGATATCGATGACTTCAAGACCGTGAACGATACGTTCGGCCATCTGGCAGGCGATACGGTGATCCGCGAGACGATGCGAGTGATTTCGTCGATGTGCCGTGCGGATGACCTGGCGGGTCGCTTTGGCGGCGAGGAGTTCATCCTGTGCTTGCCGGGTGCGCTGGCGGAGCACGCGCTGGATATCACGGAGCGAGTGCGCCATGCGCTGGCGTCGCAGGTGATCGTGCATGGCGATTACCGTATCCGCATTACGGTAAGCGCGGGCGTAGCGATGTGGCGCGCGCCGGAATCCCTGAATTCGCTGCTTGGCCGCGCTGACGAGGCGCTATACGAGGCGAAGAACGACGGGCGTAACCGCAGTCGTATCGCCAGCCTTTGA
- a CDS encoding putative bifunctional diguanylate cyclase/phosphodiesterase, with protein MLTTSVENGMRHAVSNCARWPFAGPGGTSCSGFSTSGAGFGWLVSLVVVFAVASVVIAMLMTQRRKLNARLKDPREEARRALAFHAYHDNLTGLPNRAFLMRELEEALAQPGGAVLAVMFIDLDGFKSINDTLGHEAGDTFLRAVATSLRSSVRERDTVSRFGGDEFVVVVKSYGGMENLVRVCRKVLDLVSQPVNVAGQLVAVSPSIGIAIAPQDGHEAEALIRNADAAMYAVKETGKADFRFYEEGMLEAARERLALTVELREALQRGELDVEYQPKRNLHDGSLAGVEALARWHHPVRGDVPPSVFVAVAERSGLIHALGEYVLRAVLAQVQAWDKAARFVDYVAINLSMHELSRPAFVETLHRVVRSFGVDPTRIRFELTESTAMREPEETMRQLVKLRSHGFDLLIDDFGAGYWNLSHLRELPVGTIKIDQSFVRGSDSNLADREITEAIVGLAKKLNMRTIAEGVETEAQADWLRGLGCDIGQGYFFARPMTADAFSRYLDPSMAYAG; from the coding sequence GTGCTGACAACTAGCGTCGAAAACGGCATGCGCCATGCCGTCTCGAACTGCGCACGCTGGCCCTTTGCGGGGCCGGGCGGGACCAGCTGTTCCGGATTCAGCACCAGCGGCGCCGGTTTTGGCTGGCTGGTGTCGCTCGTGGTCGTTTTCGCGGTGGCCTCCGTGGTCATCGCCATGCTGATGACCCAGCGCCGCAAGCTGAACGCCCGGTTGAAGGATCCCCGTGAGGAAGCCCGCCGGGCCCTCGCGTTCCACGCCTACCACGACAACCTTACGGGCTTGCCCAACCGTGCCTTCCTCATGCGCGAGCTGGAAGAAGCCCTGGCGCAACCAGGCGGCGCGGTGCTGGCGGTCATGTTCATCGACCTCGACGGCTTCAAGTCGATCAACGACACCCTGGGCCACGAGGCAGGCGATACCTTCCTGCGTGCCGTGGCGACCTCGCTGCGCAGCAGCGTCCGGGAGCGCGACACGGTGTCGCGCTTCGGCGGCGACGAATTCGTGGTGGTGGTGAAATCCTACGGTGGCATGGAAAACCTGGTGCGCGTGTGCCGCAAGGTGCTCGACCTGGTCTCCCAGCCCGTGAATGTCGCCGGCCAGCTGGTCGCGGTGAGCCCCAGCATCGGGATCGCCATCGCACCGCAGGACGGCCATGAAGCCGAGGCGCTCATCCGTAATGCCGATGCCGCCATGTACGCGGTGAAGGAAACCGGCAAGGCGGATTTCCGTTTCTACGAAGAAGGGATGCTCGAGGCCGCGCGCGAGCGCCTGGCCCTCACCGTGGAGTTGCGCGAGGCACTGCAGCGCGGCGAACTCGATGTGGAGTACCAGCCCAAGCGCAACCTGCACGATGGCAGCCTGGCCGGGGTCGAAGCGCTGGCGCGCTGGCACCATCCCGTGCGCGGCGATGTGCCGCCCAGCGTGTTCGTGGCGGTCGCCGAGCGCTCGGGCCTTATCCATGCGCTGGGCGAGTACGTGTTGCGCGCCGTGCTGGCGCAGGTCCAGGCCTGGGACAAGGCGGCCCGCTTCGTGGATTACGTGGCGATCAACCTCTCGATGCACGAGCTGAGTCGCCCTGCGTTCGTTGAAACGCTGCACCGGGTCGTCCGCTCGTTCGGGGTGGACCCCACCCGTATCCGCTTCGAGCTCACCGAATCCACCGCCATGCGCGAGCCGGAAGAAACGATGCGCCAGCTGGTGAAGCTGCGTTCGCACGGGTTCGACCTGCTCATCGACGACTTCGGCGCGGGCTACTGGAACCTCAGCCATCTGCGCGAGTTGCCGGTGGGCACGATCAAGATCGACCAGAGCTTCGTGCGCGGCAGCGATTCGAACCTGGCCGATCGCGAGATCACCGAGGCCATCGTGGGCCTCGCCAAGAAACTCAACATGCGGACCATCGCCGAGGGCGTGGAAACCGAAGCGCAGGCCGATTGGCTGCGCGGGCTGGGCTGCGATATCGGCCAGGGCTATTTCTTCGCGCGCCCCATGACGGCCGATGCGTTCAGCCGTTACCTCGACCCTTCGATGGCTTATGCAGGCTGA
- a CDS encoding S9 family peptidase, with amino-acid sequence MRTTWIAAAVALACATAAQAEQAPAPKADDPRIAAILDGLTKVRMVGSVALSPDGKHLAWSVKTDGKPVVQVADADGRNARRITATKGCSESSVAWAPDSKHLAFLSDCGGKGAGVEEGKQNDIQVVDIATKAPAQRLTHLTGYVSGLEWSADGKQLGFLYVPNATRRASATAAAKPQLGEIGVEGLEVQQVASVAATGGAIHVLTPAGLHVYEYAFSDDATRIAYVAAPPPGDNNWWVAKLYVQPASEGAKGTVIVDTNALQGPLKDLQVAVPRFSPDGSRIAFIGGLMSDQGSTGGDIWTVPSTGGTPQDITPGTHTTPVWLSWAANDRMVVSEQVAGASRVSSYAVPASGDATPTTLFDLPMSLSDGRLSMSLSLTQDHSHAAFVASSFDKPVEVLVADLAGKAAPVAVTSFNEGLKPSWGKAESITWKNEGHDVQGWLLYPANYDPAKRYGMIVSIHGGPAAAVLPRWPGPGYGAAPLSALGYFVFMPNPRGSYGQGEAFVQANRKDFGYGDLRDALAGVDTIEKTHPVDDKRLGLTGWSYGGFMTMFAVTQTDRFKAAVAGAGISNWQSYYGQNLIDQWMKPYFGASVYDDPGVYGKSSAINYIKNVKTPTLVVVGERDAETPAPQSFEFWHALRAQGVPTSLVVYPGEGHGFARDASRRDVLARALAWFDTYLAAPAKGG; translated from the coding sequence ATGCGTACAACCTGGATCGCCGCCGCCGTCGCGCTTGCCTGTGCCACCGCCGCCCAGGCCGAACAGGCCCCCGCCCCGAAAGCCGACGATCCGCGCATCGCTGCCATCCTCGATGGACTCACCAAGGTGCGCATGGTGGGTTCCGTGGCGCTCTCGCCCGATGGCAAGCACCTGGCCTGGTCGGTGAAGACCGACGGCAAGCCGGTGGTGCAGGTGGCCGACGCCGATGGCCGCAATGCCCGCCGCATCACCGCCACCAAGGGCTGCAGTGAATCCAGCGTGGCCTGGGCACCCGATTCGAAGCACCTGGCCTTCCTTTCCGATTGCGGCGGCAAGGGCGCCGGTGTGGAAGAGGGTAAGCAGAACGACATCCAGGTGGTCGATATCGCCACCAAGGCGCCCGCGCAGCGCCTGACCCACCTCACCGGTTACGTCAGTGGCCTGGAATGGTCGGCCGATGGCAAGCAGCTCGGCTTCCTCTACGTGCCCAACGCGACCCGCCGCGCGAGCGCTACCGCCGCGGCCAAGCCGCAGCTCGGCGAGATCGGCGTCGAGGGCCTCGAGGTGCAGCAGGTGGCATCGGTCGCCGCTACCGGCGGCGCGATCCACGTGCTGACCCCGGCGGGCCTGCATGTTTACGAGTACGCGTTCTCCGACGACGCCACGCGCATCGCCTATGTCGCGGCGCCGCCGCCGGGCGATAACAACTGGTGGGTGGCCAAGCTCTACGTCCAGCCGGCCAGCGAAGGTGCCAAGGGCACCGTCATCGTCGACACCAATGCCTTGCAGGGTCCGTTGAAGGACCTGCAGGTCGCGGTGCCGCGCTTCTCCCCGGACGGGTCGCGGATCGCCTTCATCGGTGGCCTCATGAGCGACCAGGGTTCCACCGGCGGCGATATCTGGACCGTGCCGTCGACGGGCGGTACCCCGCAGGACATCACCCCGGGCACGCACACCACGCCGGTCTGGCTCTCGTGGGCGGCCAACGACCGCATGGTCGTCTCCGAGCAGGTGGCGGGCGCCAGCCGTGTTTCCAGCTACGCCGTGCCTGCCAGCGGCGACGCGACGCCGACCACGCTGTTCGACCTGCCTATGTCGTTGAGCGATGGCCGTCTGTCGATGTCGCTCTCGCTTACCCAGGACCACAGCCACGCCGCCTTTGTCGCCAGCTCGTTCGACAAGCCGGTGGAAGTGCTCGTGGCCGACCTGGCCGGCAAGGCCGCCCCGGTGGCGGTGACCTCGTTCAACGAAGGCCTCAAGCCCTCGTGGGGCAAGGCGGAATCGATCACCTGGAAAAATGAAGGCCATGATGTGCAGGGCTGGCTCCTGTACCCGGCCAATTACGACCCGGCCAAGCGCTACGGCATGATCGTGTCGATCCATGGCGGCCCGGCGGCTGCGGTGCTCCCGCGCTGGCCCGGCCCGGGCTACGGCGCGGCGCCGCTCTCGGCGCTCGGCTACTTCGTCTTCATGCCTAACCCGCGTGGCAGCTACGGCCAGGGCGAGGCATTCGTCCAGGCCAACCGCAAGGACTTCGGCTACGGCGACCTTCGGGATGCCCTTGCCGGCGTGGACACGATCGAAAAGACCCACCCGGTCGACGACAAGCGCCTTGGCCTCACCGGCTGGAGCTACGGCGGCTTCATGACCATGTTCGCCGTGACCCAGACCGACCGCTTCAAGGCGGCGGTGGCCGGTGCCGGCATCTCGAACTGGCAGAGTTACTACGGCCAGAACCTGATCGACCAGTGGATGAAGCCGTATTTCGGCGCCTCGGTGTATGACGATCCGGGCGTTTACGGCAAGAGCTCCGCCATTAACTACATCAAGAACGTGAAGACCCCGACCCTCGTGGTGGTGGGCGAGCGTGATGCCGAGACCCCGGCCCCGCAGTCGTTCGAGTTCTGGCACGCCCTGCGCGCCCAGGGCGTGCCCACCTCGCTGGTGGTCTACCCGGGCGAGGGCCACGGTTTTGCCCGCGATGCCAGCCGCCGTGACGTCCTGGCCCGCGCCCTGGCCTGGTTCGATACGTATCTCGCGGCACCCGCCAAGGGCGGCTGA
- a CDS encoding GNAT family N-acetyltransferase: MSANPKPLEIHHDRGNTVFLANVDGHECELDYRLDGKTMTITHTGVPEAVAGRGIANLLTRRAVEVAADNGWKVHPACSYAVRWFERNTEYRNLLV, from the coding sequence ATGAGTGCGAACCCGAAACCGCTGGAAATCCACCACGACCGCGGTAACACGGTGTTCCTGGCGAACGTGGATGGCCACGAATGCGAGCTGGATTACCGGCTTGATGGGAAGACCATGACCATCACCCATACCGGTGTGCCCGAGGCTGTCGCCGGGCGCGGCATCGCCAACCTGCTGACCCGCCGGGCGGTCGAGGTGGCCGCCGACAATGGCTGGAAGGTGCACCCCGCGTGTTCCTACGCCGTCCGCTGGTTCGAGCGCAACACCGAGTACCGGAACCTGCTCGTGTAG
- a CDS encoding OsmC family protein produces the protein MQKWGKAVWTGNIKEGQGLISSQTGVLKDAPYGFASRFEDGPGSNPEELLGAAHAACFTMALSLMLGNNGLTANRIETKADVTLAKDGEGFSITKVHLTTKAQIPGTDQAKFAEIARQAKEGCPVSKVLKAEITMDATLEA, from the coding sequence ATGCAGAAATGGGGCAAGGCAGTCTGGACCGGCAATATCAAGGAAGGCCAGGGGCTCATCTCGAGCCAGACCGGGGTACTCAAGGATGCACCCTATGGCTTCGCCTCGCGCTTCGAGGATGGGCCGGGCAGCAATCCCGAAGAATTGCTCGGGGCGGCGCACGCCGCATGCTTCACCATGGCGCTGTCATTGATGCTGGGGAATAACGGCCTCACCGCCAACCGCATCGAAACCAAGGCCGACGTCACCCTCGCAAAAGATGGCGAAGGCTTTTCGATCACCAAGGTGCACCTGACGACGAAGGCGCAGATCCCCGGCACCGACCAGGCGAAATTCGCCGAGATTGCCCGGCAGGCGAAGGAAGGCTGCCCGGTCTCCAAGGTACTGAAGGCCGAGATCACCATGGACGCTACGCTGGAGGCGTAA
- a CDS encoding CorA family divalent cation transporter translates to MLIIHEHGQHDRPTVWTPGMGRPKAPIWIDLLEPSEDERHCAAEITGLRVPERSDIVNLALSSRIRTDDDAMYLSIPYFADTNNGHAAQPVGIVVTNHVLMTLRFTESPAFDLANASCQHQHWESSADVLATLIEAIVNLGAQRMEDVSAELKKLSDRVFTPERLGTPVLRGCMLEVGRLEGMQARNRSSMLGVQRIVSFVRAKKPDWMGDAVEVRLRVVEHDLRTLDEFDDQLTNKLQFLLDATLGFISTDQNHVMKVLTVASVATIPPVILAGIWGMNFKDMPELNLPYAYPIALLIMLLSMALPVLFFKWRGWWSGD, encoded by the coding sequence GTGCTGATCATCCACGAACACGGCCAACACGACCGTCCGACCGTATGGACCCCGGGCATGGGCCGCCCCAAGGCGCCCATCTGGATCGATCTGCTCGAACCGAGCGAAGACGAGCGTCATTGCGCCGCCGAGATCACCGGGCTGCGCGTGCCCGAGCGCTCCGATATCGTGAACCTCGCGCTCTCCAGTCGCATCCGCACGGATGACGACGCGATGTACCTGTCCATCCCCTACTTCGCCGATACGAACAACGGCCATGCCGCGCAGCCGGTCGGCATCGTGGTGACCAACCACGTGCTGATGACCCTGCGCTTCACGGAATCGCCCGCGTTCGACCTGGCCAATGCGAGTTGCCAGCACCAGCACTGGGAATCCAGCGCCGATGTGCTGGCCACGCTGATCGAAGCCATCGTGAACCTCGGCGCGCAGCGGATGGAAGATGTCTCCGCCGAACTGAAGAAGCTCTCCGACCGTGTCTTCACGCCCGAGCGGCTCGGCACACCCGTGCTGCGCGGCTGCATGCTCGAAGTGGGCCGGCTCGAAGGCATGCAGGCGCGCAACCGCTCCTCGATGCTGGGCGTGCAGCGCATCGTCTCGTTCGTGCGGGCCAAGAAGCCCGACTGGATGGGCGATGCGGTCGAAGTCCGCCTGCGCGTGGTGGAACATGACCTGCGCACGCTGGATGAGTTCGACGACCAGCTCACCAACAAGCTGCAGTTCCTGCTCGACGCCACCCTGGGCTTCATCAGTACCGACCAGAACCACGTGATGAAGGTGCTGACGGTCGCCTCGGTGGCGACGATCCCGCCCGTGATCCTGGCGGGCATCTGGGGGATGAACTTCAAGGACATGCCCGAGCTCAACCTGCCCTACGCCTACCCCATCGCCCTGCTCATCATGCTGCTCAGCATGGCGTTGCCGGTGCTTTTCTTTAAGTGGCGCGGCTGGTGGTCCGGGGACTGA
- a CDS encoding oxygenase MpaB family protein yields the protein MLRTLLRPATAPIKRWVMTAFPKPPSGGIDYEHPVGDPGLFGPNSVTWRIHNDFCGMLAGGLCALYLQTLHPRALAGVWDHSNFREDLVGRLRRTTTFVGGTTYAPTADAQAMIERVRHIHAKVTGIDEAGVPYAADDPDLLTWVHVSEMASFLEGFRAYGPMGLTDAVADAYFNETRRIAEALGARDVPGSVAALDDYVRSVMPTLAYTERTRVVLEVLADLDLPVPLAGLSRDIFLHAGAFLLPPWASELLRRTPADQVKARVAAATLRGMAPLFRAALTDGVATRSCHRTGVDRRILFTWPRPL from the coding sequence ATGCTACGCACCCTGCTCCGCCCGGCCACGGCCCCCATCAAACGCTGGGTCATGACGGCCTTCCCGAAGCCCCCTTCGGGGGGCATCGATTACGAACACCCCGTGGGCGATCCCGGGCTGTTCGGCCCGAACTCCGTCACCTGGCGCATCCATAACGATTTCTGCGGCATGCTCGCCGGCGGCCTCTGCGCGCTCTACCTGCAAACCCTGCATCCGCGCGCGCTCGCGGGCGTCTGGGACCACTCCAATTTCCGTGAGGACCTGGTGGGCCGGCTCCGCCGCACCACCACCTTCGTGGGCGGGACCACCTACGCGCCGACCGCCGATGCCCAGGCCATGATCGAACGCGTGCGGCATATCCATGCGAAGGTCACGGGCATCGACGAAGCCGGCGTGCCTTACGCCGCCGATGACCCGGACCTGCTCACCTGGGTGCACGTGAGTGAGATGGCCAGCTTCCTCGAAGGCTTCCGCGCCTACGGCCCGATGGGGCTGACCGATGCCGTCGCCGACGCGTATTTCAACGAAACGCGACGGATCGCGGAGGCCCTTGGCGCGCGTGACGTGCCAGGCTCGGTCGCCGCGCTCGATGACTACGTACGCAGCGTCATGCCGACCCTGGCCTATACGGAACGCACCCGGGTCGTGCTGGAGGTGCTCGCCGACCTGGACCTGCCCGTGCCACTCGCCGGCCTGTCGCGCGACATCTTCCTTCACGCCGGCGCGTTCCTGCTGCCACCCTGGGCCAGCGAGCTGCTCCGCCGCACCCCCGCCGACCAGGTGAAGGCCCGCGTGGCCGCCGCTACCCTGCGCGGCATGGCCCCGCTCTTCCGCGCCGCCCTGACCGATGGCGTCGCCACCCGCTCCTGCCACCGTACCGGGGTCGACCGCCGGATCCTCTTCACCTGGCCTCGCCCCCTGTAG
- a CDS encoding GGDEF domain-containing protein: MSAAWHSLAGGMPESRLLASVAEFTHHRDIDALDHSLVLSIAELVAVKSVTLCKAGDSLQHPVESLTVCMRHDDGQCIVEAVEPMRDGDPVDTIVCAMETLEVISDVTEAGLCRLVVPIIRDHVAIGALMLEADDSLDNVRVMMEGFARIYANYIALLNESERDKLTGLYNRRSFEQRLQRLLKLQRQRARAAVRAEERRSATDDVAQIYLAILDIDHFKRINDTWGHVYGDEVILVLAQQMRACFRQNDVLFRFGGEEFVMLLASEDETSAAAALERFREHVANWAFAQVGHVTVSIGYARISEHDYPEIVLDRADKALYYAKQNGRNSVRGFEALTARGELAEPVALGSIDLF, from the coding sequence GTGAGCGCTGCCTGGCACTCGCTCGCCGGCGGCATGCCGGAATCCAGGCTCCTCGCCTCCGTGGCCGAGTTCACCCACCACCGCGATATCGACGCGCTGGACCATAGCCTCGTGCTGTCCATCGCCGAGCTCGTGGCGGTGAAGAGCGTCACCCTGTGCAAGGCGGGCGATAGCCTGCAGCACCCCGTTGAATCGCTCACCGTCTGCATGCGCCACGATGACGGCCAGTGCATCGTCGAAGCCGTGGAGCCCATGCGTGATGGCGACCCCGTCGACACCATCGTCTGCGCCATGGAAACGCTGGAAGTCATCTCCGACGTGACCGAGGCCGGCCTCTGCCGGTTGGTGGTGCCGATCATCCGCGACCACGTGGCGATCGGCGCGCTCATGCTCGAAGCCGACGATTCGCTCGATAACGTGCGCGTGATGATGGAAGGCTTTGCCCGCATCTACGCCAACTACATCGCCCTGCTCAACGAGAGCGAGCGCGACAAGCTCACCGGCCTCTACAACCGGCGTAGCTTCGAACAGCGCCTGCAGCGCCTGTTGAAGCTGCAGCGCCAGCGGGCACGCGCCGCGGTGCGCGCCGAAGAGCGCCGGAGCGCCACCGACGACGTGGCGCAGATCTATCTCGCCATCCTCGATATCGACCACTTCAAGCGCATCAACGACACCTGGGGCCATGTGTATGGCGATGAGGTGATCCTGGTGCTCGCGCAGCAGATGCGCGCCTGCTTCCGCCAGAACGACGTGCTCTTCCGCTTCGGCGGCGAAGAGTTCGTCATGCTGCTGGCTTCGGAGGATGAGACTTCAGCGGCGGCGGCCCTGGAGCGGTTCCGCGAGCATGTCGCGAACTGGGCGTTCGCGCAGGTAGGCCATGTGACGGTCAGCATCGGCTACGCGCGGATCAGCGAGCACGACTACCCCGAAATCGTGCTGGACCGCGCCGACAAGGCGCTGTACTACGCGAAGCAGAACGGCCGGAACAGCGTGCGGGGCTTCGAAGCGCTGACGGCACGCGGCGAACTGGCCGAGCCGGTCGCACTGGGCTCCATCGACCTGTTCTGA